The following are encoded in a window of Centroberyx gerrardi isolate f3 chromosome 1, fCenGer3.hap1.cur.20231027, whole genome shotgun sequence genomic DNA:
- the LOC139923271 gene encoding guanylyl cyclase-activating protein 2-like, with protein MGQEESHSEEMDLAQIQDLCIIFMKECPSGALHLHEFKRIFGVPSSSEEETLYIEKIFRSFDTNQDNTLDFLEYVAALHLVLRGNLEDRLKWSFKIYDKDGNGKLDRQEVKNLIRIIYKIKLQRSDITMTPNEACDRIFELVDRNSDGQISLTEFMEGAQKDEWVMNLLKLDVNATSWVIQNCGKLP; from the exons ATGGGGCAGGAAGAAAGCCACAGCGAGGAGATGGATTTAGCACAAATTCAGGAtctgtgcatcattttcatgAAGGAGTGTCCGAGCGGTGCTCTGCACTTACACGAGTTCAAGAGGATCTTCGGAGTACCAAGCAGCTCGGAGGAGGAGACCCTCTACATTGAAAAAATATTCCGCTCCTTTGACACAAATCAG GATAATACACTGGATTTCCTGGAGTATGTGGCTGCACTTCATTTGGTGCTGCGGGGGAATCTTGAAGATAGACTGAAATGGTCCTTCAAGATATATGACAAGGACGGAAACGGCAAGTTGGACAGGCAGGAGGTGAAAAATCTCATAAGG ATAATTTACAAAATCAAGCTCCAGCGGAGTGACATTACTATGACACCTAATGAAGCCTGTGACAGAATCTTTGAGCTGGTTGACCGGAATAGCGATG GCCAGATATCCCTGACTGAGTTCATGGAGGGCGCTCAGAAGGATGAATGGGTCATGAACCTGCTCAAGCTGGATGTCAACGCCACCAGCTGGGTCATCCAGAACTGTGGGAAACTACCTTGA
- the LOC139923270 gene encoding retinal cone rhodopsin-sensitive cGMP 3',5'-cyclic phosphodiesterase subunit gamma-like produces the protein MNAAAAEGVKPAPPKFKQKEARQFKSKAPKAGQKGFDNDVPGMEGLGDSAVVCPWEAFGDMELSDLAQFGIV, from the exons ATgaacgcagcagcagcagaaggcgTCAAGCCCGCTCCTCCCAAGTTCAAGCAGAAGGAGGCCAGGCAGTTCAAGAGCAAGGCTCCCAAAGCTGGACAGAAGGG GTTTGACAATGACGTCCCAGGGATGGAGGGTCTTGGAG ACTCTGCGGTCGTCTGCCCCTGGGAGGCGTTTGGTGACATGGAGCTGAGTGACCTGGCCCAGTTTGGCATTGTCTAG